The genomic window TTGGAAGAATTAGCAAAAGTTGAAGGTATAGAATGGATTCGCCTTCATTACGCTTATCCTACTGGTTTCCCAATGGATGTTTTGGAATTAATGAAACGCGAACCAAAAATCTGTAATTATATTGATATTCCTTTACAACATATTTCAGATTCGATTTTGAAGTCTATGCGTCGTGGCACAACACAAGCTAAGACCACTCAGTTATTGAAAGATTTTCGTGCTGCAGTTCCAGGAATGGCAATTAGAACTACATTAATTGTTGGATATCCGGGTGAAACTCAAGAAGATTTTGAGATTTTGAAAGATTTCGTTCAGGAAATGAAATTTGACAGAATGGGATGTTTTGCTTATTCTCACGAAGAAAACACTCATGCTTACTTACTAGAGGACAATGTTCCTGATGATGTAAAACAAGCGAGAGCAAATGAAATCATGGAATTACAGTCTCAAATTTCATGGGATTTAAATCAAGAAAAAGTAGGCAAAACATTCAAATGTATTATTGATAGAAAAGAAGGCGCGCATTTTGTTGGGCGTACAGAATTTGATAGTCCTGATGTTGACAATGAAGTACTGATTGACGCTTCTAAACATTACGTAAAAACTGGCGAATTTGTTAATATCAAGATAATTGAGGCGACAGAATTTGATTTATACGGGGAACCTGCTTAAATTTACGCTGAACAATAGTTAACATTAGATAAAATACTTTTATGAAACCAATTCAAACTTTATTTATTTTAGGTTTAAGCTTATTCTGTTTCTCGACTGCATCTGCACAATATGGAAACGGATACAATAACGGCTATGGAAATGGATACAACAGAGGCGGCGGAATGGGAATGGACAGAAGTATGATGGCTGGACAGCAGCAAGGCACTCCAAGCAAACCTAAAGAAGTACCTGTAGAAGAAACTGCGGCCAAAATTGTTGAATCTATGCGACCAGAAGTAAAACTAGACGACCTGCAGGCAATTGCAATTACAAATGTTTTAGCAGACAGTTTAAGAGAACAAGGTATTTTATTGAAAAACGAAAGCAGCAGCCAAGAACAAAAAATCGAACAAATAAAAGCTTTAAGAGAAAGTACTGATAAAAAAATTGGAGCCTTTTTAAATCCAGATCAAGTTGATAAATACAAAACTTTTATGGAATCTTTTAAAGAGGTCAAAAAAGGGAAATCAAAAAAGAAAAAAGATAAAGATAAAGAAGATTCTAAGGAATTAAAGGAAGAAACAGATACGAAAATTAAAGAATAATCGTTTAAAACTATAAACAACGAATTATGACAAAAAAACATTTTTGTTATCTGATCTTAGCTGTTATAATCAGTTCATGCTCTACTAATCCGTACAAGAATACGGAAAAAGCTTACGATCAGCAGCTTAAAACATTAGAAAACCAAATTACGAATAAAGAAGCAAAGCCAATTCCTGCAACTTCTGTTATTATTGATACATCTTACGCACAGCAATTGGGAATCGTGAAAGATACTTTATCTAAAACGGGTTCTACTTATTTAGTAAATGGAATTAATACAGAATGGATTGGTACAGTTAATTTTAATTTAAGAAAACCAAGCTTTGTAATTATTCATCATACTGCTCAGGATTCACTTCAGCAGACCATTAGTACATTTACAAAAACTAAAACTCAAGTTAGCGCTCACTATGTTATTTCTGAAAATGGAAAAGTAGTGCAAATGCTTAATGATTACCTGAGAGCTTGGCATGCTGGAAATTCTACTTGGGGAAAAACAACAGATTTAAACTCTTGCTCTATTGGAATTGAGCTGGACAATAATGGTTTTAAACCTTTTACAGAAGCACAAATCAGCAGTTTAGTTGCTCTGCTTACGAAACTGAAAAAAGATTATAACATTCCGACTCAGAACTTTTTAGGTCATGCGGATATTGCTCCAGGAAGAAAACAAGACCCAAGCGCATTATTTCCCTGGAAGACACTTGCTGAGAAAGGATTCGGAATCTGGCCGGACGAAGTTTTAGAACCTGCACCATTTGATTTTAAAATTGAACCTGCACTGCGAATAATTGGATATAATACCAAAAATTTATCCTCTGCAATTCAGGCTTTCAAGTTACATTATATTCAAACTGATGCAACCTCAACTTTAGACAGAAAAACAATTGACACTATTTATTCGATTTATAAAAAACAAATTCAGTAAATAAATTCAAATTCTAAAATAATTAACGCATTTCTAAGATTTTAGAAATGCGTTTTTTTTTGTTTTAATAGCAGGAATAATAATGAACAATTAATTTTCTCCTATCCAAAGTTAGACGCACTGCAGTGCGTCTCTACAAGCTACGATATATAAACACAATAATTAAAGATCTAAGACAAACATCATAACTCAGAACTTACAAATAACCGACACAATAATTCATAATTCATAACTTATAATTCATAACTAATCAAAAAACTTCTTCCCAATAAAAAAGCTGCCAAAACATTAGTATGTTTCGACAGCTCCAAAAAAAAAAAAAAAATATCAATCTTTATCTCTAGAAAGAGTATGTTGTTGCAATTAAACCATAGAAGCTTCCTCCTGTTGGCAATGCATCTTTATCTAAGAATATATCTTCAGAAGCAGCATCGTATCTTAGCTCCGGAATAATTGTAAGTTTTCCAACTTTATAATTTAACGAAACTGTGTTTGCAAATACACTAGATCCTGTTAATGTTCCCATACTTGGCGCCGCGTCTTTAGCATCAAAATATTCTATTCTGTAAGCCAAAAGCAATGATGGGCTGAATGAATAATTAGCATATCCCACTACCGAAAACCATTCACCATCTAAAGCACTATCAAAATCATTTGTAGTTTTAGCATAAGTTGCATTTAACCCAAGACCAAAACTATCACTGATTGTTTTAGATGCAGTCAAGTCAAACTGAGTTTTATTTTCGTCTGATACTGGAATTATACTTCCAGGTATTGGATTAGTACTTCCTGTTGTAAAATTCAAGTAAGCACTTCCTGTATCGCCGATGTAACCCAGCTGTCCAATGAACGTTTTTTGATAAGATCCCGCATCCATTGCCGATTTAAAATCAGTTGGATTTGTTACCCCTAACATAGCTGTAAATTTACCCGTAGTGTATTGCGCTTTAACTCCGGTATTGAAAAATGGACCATAAGAAAAAGCGTAAGACATACTATAGTTTTTATTATCTACAGCATCTAATACTTCATATCCAATATGAGTTCCAAAACTACCTGCCACTACTTTAAATTCATCTGTCAAATTGTATGTAAAGAACAATTGTTTAATTAAAAATTTTGCACTTGCATCTTTATCTGGTGTTTCATTATATGAAAACTCTGCTGCTCTTTTTCCGAAACCTAAGTCTACGAAAACAGAAGCCTTTCCAAAAGTATGACCTGCCTCGATCGACGCCATTCCTAATTCGAATGAATTTTGTGAGTTGGTAAAGCTCGTTAATCCATTCATCTGTTTTGAAAAATCATATTTATAGTACGCATCTGCAGAGCCTCCCCAGGTGGTTGCTGGTGAAGCCGCTGCTTCATCTTCTTGGGCAAAAGCAAAAGAACTTGTTAACATCGCGGCTAAAATGTGAAATACTTTTTTCATGTTTTAAATTGGTTTTTAGTTATTAATTGATTCTGGTTAGTTAATCTTTTATATATCTATTTAATAGTATAAGTCATTTCTAAAACCCTATTTTACGCCCCTAAAACATCATCATTTTCATTAGCGAATTTATTAACTTTTGTATGAGTAGAATAATTCAGAACTGCTTTTTTGACGTTTTAGGCGAAGAATTACGGATTACAAAAATTAAATTGCCAATAATCGTTATTTGACATTTATAATTATTTGTTTTTGAAAATTCAATAACAAAATTTTAAGACAAACAATTAAAATTAAAGGGCAGAACATAAAAATAAAGCGAAAAACTGACATATAAAAGCCAAACTATAACACTAAAAACCAAACACCCCTAAAATTTTAGGGGTATAGTTTAAAAATAAATAATTTTAAATCAGAACTTGAAATTGCAAAAATTAAAAACACAATAAATAAACAACAAACAAAATTCTTACAAAACATTATCTACAAAACCTACATTTCTCATATTAATAAAAAGCATAGAAGTCAAAAAAAACATAATAGATAGAGAAAAAAAAGAGCCTGCTCAAATTATGAACAGGCTCCTTCTAAAATTCCAATAAATTATTTAGTCTTGCTTATTATACTTCTTCAAATACTCCCTTACTTTAATTCCGGAATCTTTTAAATCCTCGTCTTTCCATTTCCCTTCAGATTTAGCTGTCTTTTTTAACATCGAACACGTTTCATCTTTATCTGATATTGACCACGTAATCCAGCTTATTTTTCTAGATTCCATCCAATCAATATAATCCTGCCAAGCTTTATAATCCAGCGGTCCATCTCCTGAAGCTTCCATCCCAGCCGATTCAGAAACAAACACTGGAAGGCCTTTAGCAATCGCAGCATCTGTTCTGTCTCGTAATTCTTTACCGTGGGTTGCTGCATAAAAATGCATCGTATACATTATATTCTTGTAGCCTGTTATGGGATCTTCGGCAGGAAGATCAATATCTTGATCCCAACGCGGACAGCCAACCAAAATGATATTATCAGGATCGTTTTCTCGTATCACTTGAATTACTTCTTCGGCATAATTTTTTACTTCCCACCAGGTTTCATAATCAGGTTCATTAAAGATCTCATATATAATATTAGGATATTTGGCATATTTTTTTGACATCTCGGCAAAGAATTCTTTTGCTTCTTTCAAGTTTATATTATGACTATGCCAATCTATGATCACGTAGATATCTGATTTTATAGCTCCGTTTACAACGGCATCAACTTTTTCTTTAGAAAACTGCGGATTATTAATATATGAAAGATCTCCGAGTTCGACACCCATTGCTGCACGAACTACATTAGAATCGAAATCTTTCTTTAACCAATCTACTGCTTTTTCGTTATAAAATCTCGGCCATAAACTATGCCACCCAAAACTCAGTCCGCGGAGAACAATGGGATTATTATTTTTATCCACAAGCTGGGTTCCCTGCACACTTAATTTTCCATGTTTTTTTACGAATTGAGCGTTTGAAACTGCAGTTAACATTACTAGTAAAAAACCTAAACACCAAATATTCAATTTCATAGGATGATTTTTTTAAGGAATTAGTTTTAATGTAATAACATCATGCGATGCAATTGACGCACTGAATACTTTTGTAGTGTTTCCAGTTTCTTTATTCTTCCACAGATCTTTTATTTTAAATGTTGTTTTACTAAAATCGGCTTCATATCCAAAATCAATATCTTTGAAATTGTTTTTACTCCAATCAAAAGCAACTTTTTTTGCAGTCTCTGTTCTATTAACAAAACTAACTGCCCAAGCACCATCTGAAAGCGGTTTTACCCATACTTCCACCCCATCTAAAATGATATATTTAAAACCTTGAATTCCAAGTTTATCTTGATTTACAGAAAGCAATTCTTTATTGGTTAAAATTGCCAAAGTTTCTTTAGACATTTTACGATAATCGTTTCCTGTAAATAAAGGAGAAGAAAGCATACACCACATTGCAAAATGTGTTTTATCTTCTGTATCATTCATCTCGTTTCCAACTTCCATCATATCAAAATCATTCCAATGATCTGGTCCAGAATATTTACGAATATCTTTTCGCATATCGGCAATTTTCATGAATCCCCAAGAGGACCAATTTTCTGGGTGTTTGAATTCGCAGTCGAAACAAGGATAAATATCTCCAGAAATTCTCCAAAGATTCCCAACCGGTTTTCCCCATTCCCAAGGCTGGTTATCTCCCCATTCGCAGAGACTAAAAACAATTGGTCTTCCAGCAGTCTTCAAAGCGTTACTCATAGTTGCATAAGCTTCTTTAGCTGTAATTCCTTCTGTGTTACACCAATCGTATTTTAGAAAATCAATTCCTAGTTTAGCATAAAACCTTGCGTCTTGATATTCATAACCTCTTGTTCCTGGATAACCTGCACAGGTTTTTGTTCCTGCACAATTATACAATCCGAATTTTAAGCCTTTACTATGCACATAATCAATAAGCGACTTCATTCCGTTTGGAAATTTTTCAGGGTCAGGCACCAAATCACCATTTGCATCACGTTCGTGTGTCATCCAGCCATCGTCTAAAACAATATAATTATAACCCGCTGCTGCCAAACCAGAAGAAACCATAATGTCTGCAGTTTCTTTTACTAACTTTTCGTCAATATTAGTTGCAAACGTATTCCAGGAATTCCATCCCATAGGCGGTGTCATTGCCAGCCCTTCAAATTTCCCAGCTTGTTGTTTGTGCGTATTGCCTTGACTGAAACTCATATTGGTAAGACATAAGGCAAGTAGTAAAGCGATTTTTTTCATTTTTTTAAATTTAAATTTTAAAAAAATGTTCCCTAATTTTCAATCAGGGAACATTTTTAGACTAACTCAAAACAAATCATTTTTATAAAAATCCTATATCGTCTATATAGAGAATACTAGACGGAGTAATTGTGCCTCCAGAAAATTCTTGTATAAACACACTATCAAAAGTTCCTCCTGTTAAAAGACCAGGATGCAGATCTGAGATCGGAATTGAAATATTATTCCATTGCCCAGCTTTTAGGGTAACCGTGGTACCTTTACTTGAATCGCCGGTATCGCTATTTATAGTAACCATGATTTTAGTACTTTCGGTTGGGAATATAGACATTTTAAGAAATTGATAATCCGCTGCATTTAGAACTACATCAGAATGCATGAAAAGTCCGCTCCAAGCTTCAGCCACTTTTTTGATTGCGTTTGTTCCTCTACTGACTTTTTCGGTGCTTTCCCAGGTAATATCGCCTCCCCAGCCCCAGCCCCATCCTTTCAATGAGTCTTCGTAAAGTAAATATTTAAGTCCTATACTGCTTGGTGCAGAAATTCCAAAGTCAGTCTCCACAACAATAAGCGCGTATGAATCAAAATCTGCCGGAACAGTTGCTTTTATTTCTGTTTTGGAAACTACTGTAATTGCAGCTCCAGTACTACCAAATTTAACACTTTTAACTTTTACAAAATTTTGACCTGTAATTGTAATAATGTCTCCTGGAGAAGCTAATACTTGTGACAGAGTGGTAATTGCCGGCGCCGGAGGAGTCAATTCAATTACATTGCTTAAAACATTTACAAAACCATTGGTACCATAATAATCTAATCCCGTTGCCTCTTTGTCAGATCCGTTTACTTTTAAAACGTTATTGGTAACATTAATACTAAGTAAATATAAATCAGGATTTACCGCATTTGCCATTGTCGAATAATCGCCTGATTCCAAATAATCAGCTTGGACACCTTCAAGTTTAGCAACTCTTTTTTTAACACCTTTGATGACATGACTTAATACAAGCTGCTTTAAATCTTCTACTGGAACCAAATTAATATCTGGATATCCTAAATCGTTTACATAACCGCTTGCTGTCAAGTAAGCATCAAGAGTAGCATTGTTAGGAACAAAATAAGTATAGTCATCAGTTGTATTTAAGGTCGCTTCTAAACCAGCCAGCTGTATTGCTTTTGCAAACGTAGTTAAATTACTATTTGCCTGAAGCAAACCGTAGGCTGTGTTGTAATTTTGCTCTGCTCCGCCAATATCTTCAATTTCGTTATCACAGGAAGAAACTGCAGCAACCAGAAATGCACATAGTGCAAGCTGCTTTACTTTATTATATATATTTTTCATAAATTCTCTTTTAGTTTTTAATTATGGATTCAGATTAATAGACTGAACTTTTATCGAAATCTTTATTTGAATCCTAACAATTATTTTAACACCAATCCAATATCATCTAGATAGATCACATTTCCTCCAAAACCGCCAAATTCTTGGTAGCCAATTTGAGATAATTCATTTGGATTACCCAACACACTATATGGCACCTCAATATAAGTCCACGAAGTTCTGACATCAACGATCACGATATTTTTCTCAGTATCTCCATTTGCAAAAAACTTCACTTTTCCAGCTTTTTCACCCTTAACCCAAAATCTTACCGCTTTGAATTTACCTGTATCATGATAAGACCAGTTGTTAATTCCAATAACATACCCATCCCATTCACCAGCTTTCCATTGAACACACTTAGTCCCTTGATAAACATCTTTGGCGTAGGCTGCATCAAACTCATTAGTTCCATCCCAAAGAGACTGCCAGCCCCAAATATTAGTAAAAGCGTCATCATAAATTTCTGAACCTATTACTTGCGGAGCCACTGTTGTTCCAGATACATTCGTTACTGATAAATTTTTCAAATAACTTCCTTCAGGAACTTTAACTACAATTTCTGTTAATGTAGAAGATATTGGTTCAACTTGGATATCGCCAAAATTAACTACAGGGCGCAAGAAATATTCACCTGTAATAGTAATAATATCTCCTGGATTTGAATTGACCGGAAACCCTTTAATATTAGGACTTGGAGGCCTGATAGCCACTTTATAGTTCAAGGTGCCTAAATTGGTGACGATCTTCATTTCGTCCATTTCATTATAGTATGGCGTTTTTGAATCTACTAACACAACAATTGCGTTATCTGTTACCATTGTAGGGTTAAAATAGGACTCTAAACCATTAAATGAAATTGATTTTAACGTAGCAAAACCAGATCCTCTAATGATATAATAATTTCCTGCATTAATAATATCTGTAGGAACATCAACTTTTCTATCTCCCTCAACCAAAGGATCATCTACAACAGATCTGCTAATTCCTGTTACTTCAAGTTTTCCAGATGAACCTGCTGAATCATCGTTTGAACAAGAAGTAAACAGTAAAATTGAAATCGAAGCTAGAAAATACAACTTCAATAACATTCTATTTTTTATATTTTTCATAGTAATTTACTTTTAAGAAATTAGTTAAAATTGTAAGGAACCGGCGCCTCTTTTAATTTTGGATTTTTTCTAACTTCGATATCTGGTTTTGGATAAATAAAATCAGTTGGAGTTGGTGTATAATGCAGTACTCCTTGAGAATCAAAACCTCTATCTTGCTGAGAAATAATATTGATCGCTTCCTGACGCGGCAGTCTGCCTAAATCAAACCAAAATTCTCCTTCAAAAGCAAATTCAACTCTTCTCTCGCGAAATAATGCCGTTTTAGTTAAAGGCACATTAGCACCCAAAGTACTAAGACCTGCTCTAAACCTTACTTTATTGTATGATTCTTTTGCAGCAGCATTAGTAGTTTCATCAGCTCCAGCCATTGTTGCTTCGGCATGAATTAACAAAAGATCAGCATAACGCATAATATAATTGCAGTTATTCATACCTCCCCAAGAATCAGCCGGACCTGTTTCACTAGTTGCCTGACCTACTACATATTTCTTAACCGCAGCACCAGTATTGGCCAATAGATCGCCATATTTATCCTTATCCATTACAAATCCAACTTCTCCGTTAGCTTTTAAATTTGGATAAGAATCGCCGTAAACCATAAAAGATTCTTTTCTTCTTAAATCTCCAATTTCAAAAGCATCCTGAACATCATTACTTGGCATATAAGTAGCACCATATGAAGCATTATCATTCAAAATATCCAAACCATATTGAATATTAGAGAAATTTCCTCCTCCATAAGTATTTATTGCACCAGACCATTGCCAAGAATAAATAGACTCTTCATTATTATTTTTACTTGTCAAAAACAAATCTGCAAAATTTGGCAGCAAACCAAACTCACCAGAATTAATCACTTTTTCAGCCATTAATTTAGAATCAGCATATTTCTTTTCATACAAATATACTTTTGCTAAAAATGCTTCTGCAGAACCTTGAGTTACAAAAACATTATCTCCACCTGGAGTTCTGGATCTAATTTTTGTTTTTAGATTAGCTGCAGCAAATTTTAAGTCATTTTCAATGAATGTATAAACATCTTCAATTCTATTTGTATTAACTAAAGGATCTTTTGCTAAAGCCAAATTATCTTCAATAATCGGCACCGGCCCATACAAACGAACTAAATAAAAGTATGCTATCGCTCGAAAAAAATGTGCTTCTGCAATCGTGTTTTTAATTACAGCCTTACTCACATCTGCTGTTGCATTTTTTTCAATATTGTTAATTAAATTGTTTGATTGCGCTACAATTGCAAAACAAGCTCTCCAAGGATCCAGCAATATAGGACTATCAGAAGTAAGTTTAAATTGAATCAACTCTGGTCCATCAGCATACGCCAGACAGTTTCCTGATGATAACTCAGACAAGGCGTAAAAATTCTTAGTATAATAAGGAGCCCACATTGCACCATACATTCCATAAGTGGTTCTGGCTACTTGCTCGTCAGTATTATAAAACTGATCACTGCTGTAACTATCTTCTGAAGGACGATCCAAGAAATCTTCGCTGCAAGAAGCAGCAGTCAAACCTAATACTAGTGATAGAACTAAGGTTTTTATATTGATATATTTTTTCATAAGAGTGGCAATTAAAATTCTAAATTCATTCCAAAAGTGAAACTACGATTCGTTGGGTAACGTCCTGAATCAATACCTGATAATAACGGATCTTGATTGTATGAGCCAACCTCTGGATCGTATCCTGTATATTTAGTAAATGTGTAAAGATTTTGAATACCAAAGTAGAATCTTAATTTACTAATACTTGCTTTTGAAATCACATCCGAAGGCATATTATAACCTAACGTTACCTGCTGAATTCTTAAAAATGATCCATCTTCCACATAACGATCAGAGATTGCTATATTTGGGTGTCCATCTCCACCGTCGGGTCTTGGATATTTTGCATCCGTATTTTCTGGTGTCCAGAAATCTGCAGCTTCCGCCAATTGATTTTCATACAAACGTTGGTTTTTAGTTCCAGCACGTCTTGTTAAGTTCATCACTTTGTTCCCATAAGAACCTTGTAAAAACACTCCCAAATCAATGTTTTTATATGTAAAAGTATTATTGAAACCATAAGTGAATTTCGGCTGAGGATTACCAATGTAAGTCAAATCCTTTTCGTCTATCAGACCATCTTTATTTTGGTCAACATATTCAACATCTCCCAATTGACTTTTTACTGCTTTGTTTCCAGTAAAAGGAATTGGCGCGTTGGCTAATTGTTCATTATTTCTGATAATACCAACCGCTTGGTAACCATAAAACTGACCAACTGGCTGACCAACCACCGTTTTAGTAACTGCTTTGGTAGTATAATCATTAAGCAATACATCTTTTGTTAAATCAAAATTATCTTGTAAGCTTAATAGTTTATTTTTATTGGTAGTAAAAATTACTTTTGAATTCCAAGAAAAATCTTTACCAAACTTATTATTGTAATCCAAAGTCATTTCAAAACCTTGATTTCTTAAGCTTCCTAAGTTTACACTTGGCGCCCCTAAACCTCCTTGATAAGCATCTGTTCCTGTAACATAATAAGGCAATGGCAAGACAAATAAAAATCCTGCTGATTGTTTTCTGTACACTTCAAATGATGCCTGAAGTTTTGATTTAAAAAGTGTAAAATCTAAACCTATGTTTGTCTGCTCAGAAGTTTCCCAAGTTAAGTCAGGGTTTGCAATATTATTAACCGTAAAGAAATTACCCAATGCTGATTTAATGGCACGAACCGTACTCATGTAACCGCCGCCGCCAATATTCTGGTTTCCAGTTTCACCATAACCAGCTCTAATTTTGATATTATCAATATATTCTCGAGTTCCTTCCATAAAACTTTCGTTTGAAAGTTTCCAAGATCCTGAAATTGAAGGAAAGTACCCCCATTTTTGACCAGGTCCAAAATTAGAACTTCCATCTGCTCTCATCGTTGCCTGCAGCGCATATCTATTATCAAAATCATAATTAAAAGTTCCAAAGAAAGAATAAAAAGCAGAACTTCCTTTGTATTCTGAACCCACAAGTGTATCAGGATCACCCAAACTAATAGAATGAATATCATTACTCAACAACCCAGAAATTGTTTGTGAGTTCCCGAACCAGTGACTGTCATTAGCTTCTTGAGCAGCTAAAATGTTAAAATGATGATTACCAGCATCAATTTTATAAGTTAAAACGTTTTTAATATTTAAGCTATACACATTGCTCGCCCTTTCTGTCAGCTGATTGGTTTCTCTAACCGCAGCACCCCATTTATAAGTAGGCAGAAAGCCCTCAAAATTATCCACATTTGTAGATCCTCCGAAATCAAATCTATACTCAAGTCCTTTTGCAAGTCTAAAACTAGCGTAAAAATTTCCTATGAAACTCTTCTTAATCAACTTGTTGGTATTCATCAAAGCCGAAGCAACCGGATTAATCCAAACTCCTATAGAACCATCAGCCGGCGGACCAGCATAATTACCATTAGTATCCTTTACTGCAACGTCTGGAGTAGATAATATAGAAGTACTAATAATACCGTTGCTGGCACCATTAATTGTTATATCTTCATTTGTAATTCCAGTTCCGAGAGAAACTCCAACAGTAAGCCAATCTTTTAGTTTGCTGTCTACATTCGTTTTAAAACTATATCTTTTAAAAGCTGATCCAATAACAATACCTTCTTGATTTGTATATCCTCCAGAAATATAGTAGTTAGTACCTTCTTTAGCGCCTGAAAATGAAATCTGATGATTATTCATTATCGCCGTTTTATAAATCTCGTCCTGCCAATTCGTTCCTTTACCCAAAACTGACGGAACAGCAAATTCGTCTCTTGGTGTTACACCATAAACAGCTGCTAATGCATTTTGCTGTTCTGCATATTGACTTAAAGTCATCGTGTCTAATAAACGAGTTACATTTTGAACAGACAAATATGAATCATACGCAATTTTTCCTACTCCTTTTTTTCCTCTTTTTGTCGTAATAATTACAACCCCATTCGACGCTCTAGAACCATAGATAGCAGTTGCAGAGGCATCTTTCAAAATATCCAATGTTTCGATATCGTTCGGATTTAAAAAAGCAATCGGGCTAGAAGTTACGTTTCCTGTGTTTGCTCCTAAATAACCCGTAACGATTGAACCGCCGGTGGCAGTATTAGCAGCATCTCCGGAAATCGGAATACCATCTACAATATACAATGGTTCATTAGTACCAGAAATAGAAGTAGTTCCACGTATCTTAACTGACACACTACCTCCTGGCTGCCCAGAATTGTTTGTAACGGTCACCCCTGCAGCACGCCCTTGTAACAACTGATCTACAGACACTTGTGGAGAATCTGCAAAATCTTTTGAAGTAACTGTAGAAACTGCTCCTGTTAAATCTTTTCGCTTAACACTTCGATATCCTACATTTACTAACACTTCACGTAAATCTTCGGCACTAAGCTTTAAGACTACATTAATTGTCCCTCCGTTTTTCACATTAACGGCCTGCGTAACATATCCAATAAATGAAACAGAAATTGTAGAGTTTGCGGGTGCATCGATAGAATATTTCCCATCAAAATCTGTCGAAGCTGTCTTTTTAGTTCCCGTAACCATTATGTTTGC from Flavobacterium fluviale includes these protein-coding regions:
- a CDS encoding IPT/TIG domain-containing protein, producing the protein MKNIKNRMLLKLYFLASISILLFTSCSNDDSAGSSGKLEVTGISRSVVDDPLVEGDRKVDVPTDIINAGNYYIIRGSGFATLKSISFNGLESYFNPTMVTDNAIVVLVDSKTPYYNEMDEMKIVTNLGTLNYKVAIRPPSPNIKGFPVNSNPGDIITITGEYFLRPVVNFGDIQVEPISSTLTEIVVKVPEGSYLKNLSVTNVSGTTVAPQVIGSEIYDDAFTNIWGWQSLWDGTNEFDAAYAKDVYQGTKCVQWKAGEWDGYVIGINNWSYHDTGKFKAVRFWVKGEKAGKVKFFANGDTEKNIVIVDVRTSWTYIEVPYSVLGNPNELSQIGYQEFGGFGGNVIYLDDIGLVLK
- a CDS encoding RagB/SusD family nutrient uptake outer membrane protein encodes the protein MKKYINIKTLVLSLVLGLTAASCSEDFLDRPSEDSYSSDQFYNTDEQVARTTYGMYGAMWAPYYTKNFYALSELSSGNCLAYADGPELIQFKLTSDSPILLDPWRACFAIVAQSNNLINNIEKNATADVSKAVIKNTIAEAHFFRAIAYFYLVRLYGPVPIIEDNLALAKDPLVNTNRIEDVYTFIENDLKFAAANLKTKIRSRTPGGDNVFVTQGSAEAFLAKVYLYEKKYADSKLMAEKVINSGEFGLLPNFADLFLTSKNNNEESIYSWQWSGAINTYGGGNFSNIQYGLDILNDNASYGATYMPSNDVQDAFEIGDLRRKESFMVYGDSYPNLKANGEVGFVMDKDKYGDLLANTGAAVKKYVVGQATSETGPADSWGGMNNCNYIMRYADLLLIHAEATMAGADETTNAAAKESYNKVRFRAGLSTLGANVPLTKTALFRERRVEFAFEGEFWFDLGRLPRQEAINIISQQDRGFDSQGVLHYTPTPTDFIYPKPDIEVRKNPKLKEAPVPYNFN
- a CDS encoding SusC/RagA family TonB-linked outer membrane protein — translated: MKKLMTSFIHWKADHTAVPLILFLLLTSNFITAQVKVSGTVSDEKGLSIPGANIMVTGTKKTASTDFDGKYSIDAPANSTISVSFIGYVTQAVNVKNGGTINVVLKLSAEDLREVLVNVGYRSVKRKDLTGAVSTVTSKDFADSPQVSVDQLLQGRAAGVTVTNNSGQPGGSVSVKIRGTTSISGTNEPLYIVDGIPISGDAANTATGGSIVTGYLGANTGNVTSSPIAFLNPNDIETLDILKDASATAIYGSRASNGVVIITTKRGKKGVGKIAYDSYLSVQNVTRLLDTMTLSQYAEQQNALAAVYGVTPRDEFAVPSVLGKGTNWQDEIYKTAIMNNHQISFSGAKEGTNYYISGGYTNQEGIVIGSAFKRYSFKTNVDSKLKDWLTVGVSLGTGITNEDITINGASNGIISTSILSTPDVAVKDTNGNYAGPPADGSIGVWINPVASALMNTNKLIKKSFIGNFYASFRLAKGLEYRFDFGGSTNVDNFEGFLPTYKWGAAVRETNQLTERASNVYSLNIKNVLTYKIDAGNHHFNILAAQEANDSHWFGNSQTISGLLSNDIHSISLGDPDTLVGSEYKGSSAFYSFFGTFNYDFDNRYALQATMRADGSSNFGPGQKWGYFPSISGSWKLSNESFMEGTREYIDNIKIRAGYGETGNQNIGGGGYMSTVRAIKSALGNFFTVNNIANPDLTWETSEQTNIGLDFTLFKSKLQASFEVYRKQSAGFLFVLPLPYYVTGTDAYQGGLGAPSVNLGSLRNQGFEMTLDYNNKFGKDFSWNSKVIFTTNKNKLLSLQDNFDLTKDVLLNDYTTKAVTKTVVGQPVGQFYGYQAVGIIRNNEQLANAPIPFTGNKAVKSQLGDVEYVDQNKDGLIDEKDLTYIGNPQPKFTYGFNNTFTYKNIDLGVFLQGSYGNKVMNLTRRAGTKNQRLYENQLAEAADFWTPENTDAKYPRPDGGDGHPNIAISDRYVEDGSFLRIQQVTLGYNMPSDVISKASISKLRFYFGIQNLYTFTKYTGYDPEVGSYNQDPLLSGIDSGRYPTNRSFTFGMNLEF